Proteins from a single region of Pseudomonadota bacterium:
- a CDS encoding DUF465 domain-containing protein, giving the protein MDESEREQLRLLVTELRHEHSDLDLVINTLSTQPATDQLQLRRLKKRKLLLKDQIEKLESQLIPDLNA; this is encoded by the coding sequence ATGGATGAGAGTGAACGTGAACAGCTGCGGCTTTTGGTTACCGAGTTGCGTCACGAGCACAGCGACCTGGACCTCGTCATCAACACCCTGTCGACCCAACCGGCCACGGATCAATTGCAACTGCGCCGCTTGAAAAAACGCAAGCTCTTGCTCAAGGACCAGATCGAGAAGCTCGAGAGCCAACTCATTCCCGATTTGAACGCCTGA
- a CDS encoding MBL fold metallo-hydrolase, producing MRHEIVIVTPFQQNCTLLWCEHTLKGAVVDPGGDLPMVYAAIEQAGIEIDVVLLTHGHIDHAAGARECADALAVNIVGPHRDDEPLLAELSQQASMFGLPPVKPVEPDRWLDEGDSITLGELRLDVLHTPGHSPGHVAFFDHNASTVQSGDVLFNGSIGRTDLPGGNQQQLLDTIRTKILPLGDDVYFIPGHGPSGTVGHERRTNPFLSMLGG from the coding sequence ATGCGCCACGAAATCGTCATCGTCACCCCGTTCCAACAGAACTGCACACTGCTCTGGTGCGAGCACACCCTGAAAGGGGCCGTGGTCGACCCGGGCGGCGACCTGCCGATGGTCTACGCCGCGATCGAGCAGGCGGGGATCGAGATCGATGTGGTGCTGCTCACGCATGGCCACATCGATCACGCGGCAGGCGCGCGCGAGTGTGCAGACGCGCTCGCGGTCAACATTGTCGGCCCGCACCGCGACGACGAACCGCTGCTTGCCGAACTCAGCCAACAGGCCTCGATGTTCGGTCTGCCGCCGGTGAAACCGGTCGAGCCGGACCGGTGGCTGGACGAAGGTGACAGCATCACGCTCGGCGAGCTGCGACTGGACGTGCTCCACACCCCCGGACACTCGCCGGGCCACGTGGCGTTCTTCGATCACAATGCCAGCACGGTCCAGAGTGGCGATGTGCTGTTCAACGGTTCGATCGGCCGCACCGACCTGCCCGGCGGCAATCAGCAGCAACTGCTCGACACTATCCGCACGAAGATTCTGCCGCTCGGCGATGACGTCTATTTCATTCCGGGGCACGGACCGAGCGGCACCGTGGGCCACGAGCGTCGAACCAACCCCTTCCTCAGCATGCTCGGTGGCTGA
- a CDS encoding HIT family protein has product MAFALDPRIARDSQLIVRHASVQIRLQNHAPLPWLVLVPECDATEPFDLEPGQSEALQGCVNRVARTLRRCCRPDKVNIASIGNLVPQLHVHVIGRYVSDPYWPGVVWGHPLEPYADSAAEVALWRRRLDDALSD; this is encoded by the coding sequence GTGGCGTTCGCCCTCGACCCGCGTATCGCGCGTGACTCGCAGTTGATCGTCAGACACGCCTCGGTCCAGATTCGCCTTCAGAACCACGCACCGCTGCCCTGGTTGGTGCTGGTGCCGGAGTGCGATGCAACGGAGCCCTTCGACCTCGAGCCGGGTCAGTCAGAGGCCTTGCAGGGCTGCGTCAACCGCGTGGCCCGCACCCTGCGCCGCTGCTGCCGACCGGACAAGGTCAACATTGCGAGCATTGGCAACCTTGTGCCTCAGCTGCATGTTCATGTGATCGGTCGCTACGTGTCTGACCCCTACTGGCCCGGCGTGGTCTGGGGTCACCCACTCGAGCCCTACGCGGACAGCGCGGCCGAGGTCGCCCTCTGGCGTCGCCGACTCGACGACGCGCTCAGCGACTGA
- the acpS gene encoding holo-ACP synthase — protein sequence MICGTGVDIARVSRIAAVWQRHPRRFALRILHPRERPAWEACTSDQAGAFLAKRFAAKEAASKALGTAIRGGIAMQDFIVSRGDKGRPLLELSGRASEEAGRRGITHWHLSLSDEADTVVAFVVAEARP from the coding sequence GTGATCTGCGGGACGGGCGTCGACATCGCGCGCGTTTCCCGGATCGCAGCGGTGTGGCAGCGTCACCCGCGGCGGTTTGCGTTGCGCATTCTGCACCCGAGGGAACGCCCTGCGTGGGAGGCCTGCACCAGCGACCAGGCCGGGGCGTTTCTCGCCAAGCGCTTCGCGGCCAAGGAAGCCGCGTCCAAGGCCCTCGGCACCGCCATCCGCGGCGGCATCGCGATGCAGGATTTCATCGTCTCGCGCGGCGACAAGGGACGCCCGCTGCTCGAGCTGAGCGGCCGGGCGTCGGAGGAAGCCGGTCGGCGTGGCATTACCCACTGGCACCTCAGTTTGTCGGATGAGGCCGACACTGTTGTGGCGTTCGTGGTCGCCGAGGCGCGCCCGTGA
- the pdxJ gene encoding pyridoxine 5'-phosphate synthase has product MGRPIFLGVNVDHVATLRQARGTRYPCPVHAALVAEQAGADGITMHLREDRRHIQDVDIDRMAELTQTKLNFEMAATEEMVGIALRTEPVDVCLVPERREELTTEGGLDVVRNRNYLTDCCGRLAEAGIRVSLFIDPEPAQIEASAAVGAPVVELHTGAYAEAGTAMADELARLTSAARAADELGLIVNAGHGLNRNNVAPIARIPEIHELNIGHALIADAVFTGLTVAVRDIKHAMLTARASV; this is encoded by the coding sequence ATGGGCCGTCCGATTTTTCTGGGGGTGAACGTCGACCACGTGGCGACGCTGCGGCAGGCGCGCGGCACCCGCTACCCGTGCCCGGTGCACGCAGCCCTGGTGGCTGAGCAGGCCGGTGCGGACGGCATCACCATGCACCTGCGCGAGGACCGGCGCCACATTCAGGACGTCGACATCGACCGCATGGCCGAGCTGACGCAGACCAAGCTCAATTTCGAGATGGCCGCGACCGAAGAGATGGTCGGGATCGCCTTGCGCACCGAACCGGTCGACGTGTGTCTGGTGCCGGAACGGCGAGAGGAGCTCACCACCGAGGGCGGGCTGGATGTGGTGCGCAACCGCAACTACCTGACCGACTGCTGCGGTCGACTGGCAGAGGCGGGCATCCGCGTCTCACTGTTCATCGACCCGGAGCCGGCGCAGATCGAGGCCAGTGCCGCGGTGGGTGCGCCGGTGGTGGAGCTGCACACCGGTGCCTACGCCGAGGCCGGCACCGCAATGGCCGATGAGCTCGCCCGTTTGACCAGCGCCGCGCGTGCGGCCGACGAACTGGGTCTGATTGTCAACGCCGGTCACGGCCTCAACCGCAACAACGTCGCACCGATAGCGCGGATACCGGAAATCCACGAACTCAACATCGGTCATGCGTTGATTGCCGACGCGGTGTTCACCGGCCTGACTGTGGCAGTACGCGACATCAAGCACGCCATGCTCACCGCCAGGGCGTCAGTGTGA
- a CDS encoding protein YgfX, which produces MSFTQSALPLHLDPRPSGVMRALVTAAHGALAVVTLLGGADRVVSAVVFSLLLVSLASALFWIRRPVTLVWRADGAMEGTIWRSPVLDATVLPSTFEHPRLVILHLREPDTGTHWRVPIAADSLDADTHRRLRVRLRATYLTDTAP; this is translated from the coding sequence GTGTCGTTCACGCAATCCGCGCTTCCACTGCACCTTGACCCGCGTCCCTCCGGGGTCATGCGGGCGCTGGTGACCGCCGCGCACGGTGCGCTGGCCGTGGTCACGCTGCTCGGTGGTGCGGACCGCGTGGTGTCGGCCGTGGTGTTCAGCCTGCTCCTCGTGTCGCTGGCGTCGGCGTTGTTCTGGATACGGCGACCGGTGACGCTGGTGTGGCGCGCCGACGGGGCGATGGAGGGCACCATCTGGCGGTCACCGGTGCTCGACGCCACCGTGTTGCCGTCCACCTTCGAGCACCCGCGGTTGGTCATCCTGCATTTGCGGGAGCCCGATACCGGGACGCACTGGCGGGTGCCGATTGCCGCTGACAGCCTCGATGCGGACACGCACCGTCGCTTGCGGGTGCGATTGCGCGCCACGTACTTGACCGACACCGCACCCTGA